TGGGGAGGTCAACTGAAAAATAGAACATTAGAGGCCGATAGAAAATTAAAAGCCCAAAAAAAGACTTtgaggggtttagggtttaggacttAGGGCTTAAGGATTAAACAGGGCAATCTGTAGGGACATTCAACCAACAAAAGAGGATCTTAGATCGGTTATCAATTTATCTAAAGGTTGACACAATTTTATTCAATAGTTACCAACTAGTAGACAAAAATATCACAATACCAATCTACTACCAAAGAAgccaagatttttttttaaatatcaccGAATAGTTTATCTACATACCCATTTTTATAGTCTACTATGTCTGTCCTACCAACTATCAAATTAAAATGTCATGTAACTAAACTACTAGCACAAAAGGCAACGATTTTCATAAAATACAAACCCACTGGAAAAAAATAATTTTTCGTTGTATATGGATCGAGTGAGCCTAGGTAGTAAGCAAAGTGTATTAGGAATCACATGCAATACTCACTAGTAAGCAATAAATGAATTTAACGGGGTAAATTATTAGTTGTGCTTGGCATGAAATGAACTTCAAGGCAAAATAAACCCTAATAACTATAATATTCATTGACTTGATATAATTGTGATACATTTACTATTTTCCTATTTGTCCTTGAATTAGTATGTAATAACTCATCTACCAACTACTGGCACATCAAAGTTTAGTCAACTAAAAAGAGTAAATAGTCTATATGCTTCATTAAAGGACCCTTGCCTCCTATCTTGAAAAGTTTTTAGACTTTTCTAGATGTTGACATAGAAGAGCTTGTCTCTTTGCAATATAACAACTACTCTTCCAAAGTATTCTTAAATATTGTTTTCCCTTAAGAAGTAAAGTAAATAAAGAGTATTCAAGCAAATCATAAAATAGAACTAAATAAATATCATGTAGGATTGAGTTTGGTTTTAAAAAATGAATCTAAGGCTACATACTTGACCTAAACACATGAGCGTGACCCCTAATAGAACACAAGTCCAATGCATGATTTGTGACATGGTTATATACTGACAGTGATTGTAATCTTCCTTTAGTCTCTATTGAAGTGTAATTTTTTATGATAGTGCTATCTTTTAATAGTTGCGGTAGCTAGTCTCTCCCGTGGATGATGTTTGTTGTTCAATTCATAATGTGTTTTAACATTAATTTCCCTCTGCACTACAATGTTCTTTTGAACCGAGACACTTTCTCCTTTTCTTTTGGCATTTAACATATTATATGCTAGTCTTTATAGAGATTCCTTACACATATATTTTTCTATATCAGTTTTAAGGtggtagtagaaaccctagttcGCCCTTTGTCTGATGCAGTTGTGGAAACATGATCGCCAAACTATGCTTCTGCTTACCTGTGCGGCGCAACCTGTTTCTCAAAACCGTAACACATTTTCGCTTTAATTTCTCAATTCTTGCAGAGAGTAATGCTAATGTTAGCAACAGCAATGGCCCTTCAGGAAATCTCTTCCTGCACTTCGTTACCACCAGATTTAACATGTCTTCAGCCGACGCCGCAAAATTGTTGAAAAGTGTGCCTTCGTTGGGGCGGCTCAAAACCCTGGATAAGGTTGAACAGCTCGTGAACATGCTCAGCAGACACGGATGCACCGAGGATCAAATTGCATACATAATCAGATTGCAGCCCTCGCTAATGATGACAGGTGCAGAAAGATTGCTGGAGCCTAAGATTCAATTCCTAATAGATTTGGGCATGGATAGGAAATATATACCCAAAATTGCAACCAAGTTTCCGAGGATGTTGACCTCTAAGTTGGAGATCCTCCGCTCCAACCTTGAATTTCTCAAGACCGTATTCACGACCAACGATTTTCTGGTCAGAGCAATTATGAGAACCCCCAATATTCTTTGCTTGAGCTCGCATAAGGTCTTGAAACCCTCGGTTGCTTTTTGGGAGGGTTTAGGTATTTGTGGAATAAAGCTCACAAAGTTTTTGCTGTATAATCCTCGGGTTTTGACGGTCACTTCTCTGACCCCCGAGCAACTCGATCTGATCCGCAAGATTGGCATTCAAAAGGAAAGCAGTAGGTACAAATATGTTGTGAGCGTTGTGGCCACAGGCCGCATCGAAGTGTTAGAGGCCAAGATAGACAATATTCAGCTCTGCGGCTTCTCTCTTGAAGAAGCTTGGCAATTAGTTAGGATTTTCCCTTCAGTCCTCAGCATGGCCGAGGATAGCTTTAAGAAAACGATGGACTTCATGCTGAATCACATGCGACTCTCTATGGACTTCGTGACAAAGCATCCACGGATGTTTACAATGAGTTTGGACAACGTAATGAGGCCCCGGTTTTTGGTTTTGCAAAATATGACAGCAATGAATGGAGCAGGGGAGATTAAGCCGACACGAATTTATTCTGTGCTGTTGATGACCGAGGCCAAGTTTATTGCCCAGATCATACAAGGACATGCTGAATCCGCT
The nucleotide sequence above comes from Cryptomeria japonica chromosome 11, Sugi_1.0, whole genome shotgun sequence. Encoded proteins:
- the LOC131069692 gene encoding transcription termination factor MTERF6, chloroplastic/mitochondrial — its product is MIAKLCFCLPVRRNLFLKTVTHFRFNFSILAESNANVSNSNGPSGNLFLHFVTTRFNMSSADAAKLLKSVPSLGRLKTLDKVEQLVNMLSRHGCTEDQIAYIIRLQPSLMMTGAERLLEPKIQFLIDLGMDRKYIPKIATKFPRMLTSKLEILRSNLEFLKTVFTTNDFLVRAIMRTPNILCLSSHKVLKPSVAFWEGLGICGIKLTKFLLYNPRVLTVTSLTPEQLDLIRKIGIQKESSRYKYVVSVVATGRIEVLEAKIDNIQLCGFSLEEAWQLVRIFPSVLSMAEDSFKKTMDFMLNHMRLSMDFVTKHPRMFTMSLDNVMRPRFLVLQNMTAMNGAGEIKPTRIYSVLLMTEAKFIAQIIQGHAESAALLTVYKNAIANVSRSSKIRMFSVS